The sequence TGTAAGAGGTAAGAAAATAATGGTTACAAATGTAATTATCTTTGGGACAGGCTTATTTTATTCAAGGCGGAAGGACACATTGCCAGAACAAACGAATATAATTGCCTTTATAGATAACAATATTGCGATACAAGGAAAGTATGTGGATGAAGTATTAGTCCATGATCCACAAGTAGTATCGCAGTTAAATTATGATGTAATTATACTGGCAAGTATTACTCCTGTAGAAATGAAAGACCAATTATTATTATTGGGTGTACAAAAAGAAAAAATTATGTTCTGGGAACAGTATGTGAGTAGTAAATCACATGGTTTTATTAAAAAATATGAAATTGACATAGAACGAAAAGAAAAAAAAGTTTTATTGATAGTTCCAATTATTAATTATGCAGGTGGTTTTTTGACGGCTTTATATGCGGCTTTAGCTTTGCGGAGTAAAGGATATTATGTTGTTATAGTTTCTCCGACGGCTAATCATCAGACTATTTCAGAAGTTAATAGTTATGGAATAAATGTATGGTTGTGTCCATCTTTGCCGTATATTGAAGGAATAGAACTGGAGTGGATTCAAGAGTTTGATTATGTGTTAGCAAATTCACTTCAGAATATGCTGTGTGTAAATAGAATTAATAAGATAAAAAAAACGGTAACTTGGTGGTTACATGAGCATAGCAGGCAATATAAAGATATCATTGAACAATATGGAAACGAAATTGATATTTCTTCATTTAAAAATGTAAATATTTTTGCAGTTAGTAACTTGGCAAGGAATAATTTTTTGAGATATTATCCAAATCAAAAGGTTAGAACTCTTACTTTTGGCCTGCCAGATTTTTATAATGGAGTTAATTCATTTCATGAGAAAATCATAATTGCAATTATAGGTAATATTTCGCAATTAAAAAATCAAAAAGAATTGATAAATGCAGTAAAAAAACTTTCTCCATATGAAAAAGATAAAATTGAGTGCTGGATAATTGGAAGAGATGGTGGAAAAAGATATAGAGAAGAAATAAACGAAATGATTAAAGATATTCAACAAGTTAAGTTATGTGGAGAGTTATCTAGGAAAGAAATAGAAAGGGTGTTTCAACAAATTGATATAGTAGTATGCTCATCTTTGGAAGAAACCATGTCAATTACTATAGTAGAAGGAATGATGAACAATAAAATATGCATTACAAATACCAATACTGGAATTGCGGAATTTATTCAGAATTATGAAAATGGATTTATTTATGAAGCGGAAAATGTTGATGATTTATTATTAAAATTGAAATATGTTATACAGAATTTTGATTCACTTGATTTTATGAGAAAGAAAGCAAGAAAAACGTATGAGGAATATTTTTCAATGGAGTCATTTGCGGATAACTTACAAGAAATATTTGAAAAAAGATTATATGGCTAATATGTATCAATAGTTAAAAATGTCACTCAAAAATCTCAAATTCTAAATGCCTTTTTATTGCTCTAATCATTGTATTTATCTTAATTTAAGGGAGTAATAGCAAACATGCCGATGTTTAGTATTATAATGCCAGTTTATAATAATGAAAGGTATTTTCCATTAGCTGCGCGAAGTGTTTTATCACAGGAATATAAAGATTTAGAATTAATAATTATAGATGATGGCTCCACAGATAAAACACCTATAATTGCAGACTTAATTGCAAAAGAGGATAGGCGTGTACGTGTAGTTCACCAAAAAAACCAATGGATTTATGCAAGCCTTAATAATGGAATTCAAATTGCAAAGGGGGATTATGTTTATATAGTTAATTCGGATGACAGATTAAGGCCTGGTAGTTTAAAAAATATGGCGGAAAAAGTAGAATACTTTCATCCGGATGTGATATGGACAAAGGTATTGACTCATATGTGCGATGATACTCAAAGGATCATCGCGTATGATTGTAATAATGTTGATAAGAAAATTGAGAAGGATATGCTTTTTGAGAATGCCGATGAATTTAGAGATAATTGGATTTTTTTAAATAAAAGTGGTTTAACAAATAACCAAGTTAATCTATATAAAAGGAACATAGTTAAAAAGTATAAGTTTAAAAATGATATTTATGGGGCAGATAAGCTATTTAATATAAGTATTGCTTCAGAGATAAGATCATCTTTTGTATTGAAAGAAGCGGTATATGATCATTTTAATTATAAATGTGATGAAATGAATGCTTCTATTGGAAAGTATTATGGATATGAGCATGAAATGTTTAATCTTTTTTATAATGAAAATAGAAAGCTTTTAAGCGATTGGAATCGTCTGGATAATGAGGCGTTGTATTATTTAGCGTCTACCAGGCTCCGTGAATTAAGTATCGAGTTCCGTTCATTTAATAATAAAAGCTGTACATTGAGTTTAGAAGAAAAAATAGAAAAAATTTTTAATTCATATTTGGAAAAGAATATCTATGAAATTGCAGTAGAATCAGAGAAATTAGAAGAATTAGAAGCAAGAGTTTTGTCTGGAATGAGAGAGTTATTTATAAGGGAAGAGTTAAGTCCTCAAAGCGATTTTTACTTTACATACGAGTTAATTGAATCATTACTAATATATGAAAAAGACAAAGATGATTATGCTAAGATAAAAAATGCAATTTATCATCCTTTTAATAAATATCATATTGGACAATGTTTTTATAAAAAGTTAATAGGAGATATGGAAGATGTTTGAGGATAAAATATTATTGATAACTGGTGGCACTGGCTCTTTTGGAAATGCTGTTTTAAAGCGTTTTTTACAGACTGATATCAAGGAAGTTAGAATTTTTTCAAGGGATGAGAAAAAGCAGGACGATATGAGGCACACTTATCAATCCGAGAAGATAAAATACTACATTGGAGATGTCAGGGATAAAGAGAGCCTGAAAAATGCAATGTATGGAGCAGACTATATATTTCATGCTGCCGCATTAAAACAGGTACCTTCGTGCGAGTTTTTCCCCTTAGAAGCAGTCAAAACGAATATATTGGGTACGGACAATATGCTGACTGCCGCAATAGAATCAGGAGTAAATAAAGTCGTCTGTTTGTCCACGGATAAGGCAGCTTACCCAATTAATGCCATGGGAATTTCGAAAGCAATGATGGAAAAGGTAATTGTATCAAAGGCGAGGACGATATCGGAAGATAAATCAACCATGTGCTGTACCCGGTACGGAAATGTGATGTGTTCCAGAGGAAGTGTTATTCCATTGTTCATTGAGCAAATCAAGCAAATGAAGCCCCTGACGGTTACAAATCCTGATATGACAAGATTTCTGATGAGTCTTGATGAGGCTGTTGACTTAGTTCTTTTTGCTTTTGAACATGGGCATACAGGGGATTTATTTATTAAGAAGGCCGATGCATCTACAATAGGGGATTTGGCTCAGGCCATAAAAGAATTGTTTGTTTCAAAGTCAGAGATAAAGGTCATTGGAACACGCCATGGAGAGAAAATCTATGAAACGCTAATGACCGAAGAAGAGCATATGAAGGCAATTGATTTAGGAGAGTATTTTAGGATTCCTATGGATGGAAGAGATTTGAATTATGAAAAATACTTTACAGAGGGAGATCATCGGATAAGTTTATCTCAGGCATATACATCGCATAATACAAAGATTTTGAATATTGAACAAATCAAGGAAAAATTATTAATGATGGATTATGTCCGGAATGAGCTGGCGGAATGGAGATCGTTATGAAAGGCTCTGATATGCAGATACTCGTAACAGGTTCAGATGGTTTTATTGGGAAGAATTTAATTGTTGAATTACAAAACCAGGGATTCAAAAAGCTGCTTTTGTGCAACAGGGAAACTACGCTAGAGAGGCTAAAGAACTATACGAATAAGTGCGATGTGGTGATTCACCTTGCGGGCATTAACCGGCCAAAAGAGGAAGCAGAATATCAAAATGGGAATGTGGAATTCACGAAATTATTGGTGGATTTTTTGAAGGATAATCCAAAGTCTCCAATGGTTATATTTTCTTCTTCTGTGCAGGCTGGGGAGGAAAATGCATATGGGAAAAGCAAGAGGCAGGCTGAGCAGATTTTAAAACAATATGCTCATGAAAGAAATACTTCCGTATTTATATACAGATTGCCTAATGTTTTCGGAAAATGGTGCAAGCCTGACTATAACAGTGTAGTTTCTACATTTTGTCATCATATCGCTCACAATGAACATATAAAAATCGACCGAGAAGAGGCCAGTATTACCTTGGTTTATATAGATGATATTCTTCGTTCAATCATTGAACAGTTGGTATCCCCCAGGGCCTCCGGCATTGTTTATCAAGAGTTACCGGAACTGTACCATCTGACGGTGGGAGAATTGGCAGATATTATAAAAAAGTTTAAGGATTTTAGAAACAATCTTGAGATACCTGACCTATCAAATTTATTAGAAAAAAAATTATATGCTACTTATTTAAGCTATCTGCCCGAAAATGAGTTTAAATATCCCTTAAAAATGAACAAGGATCAAAGAGGTTCATTTACAGAGTTTCTTCGGAGCAAAGAAAAAGGGCAAATATCTATTAATGTAACAAAACCAGGAATTACAAAGGGAAATCACTGGCATCATACAAAAGTGGAAAAGTTTCTTGTGGTAAAAGGAAAGGCGTTAATACGATTGCGACATATGGTAACGGGTAAAATGATTGAATGTTCTGTATCAGATGCTGATTTTGAAGTTGTGGATATTCCTGTCGGCTATACCCATAATATTACTAATGTAGGACAAGAGGATTTAGTAACAGTCATGTGGACTAATGAAATGTTTGATAGTGAGAATCCCGATACTTATTATGAGGAAGTGTAACATGAAGCGACTAAAAGTAATGACAATTTTAGGAACAAGGCCTGAAATAATAAGGCTTTCCGAAGTTATAAAAAAATGCGATTTATATTTTGAACATATATTGGTTCACACTGGACAAAATTATGATTATACGTTAAACCAAGTATTTTTTGAAGAATTAGGATTACGTAAACCTGATTACTATTTAAATGCCGCTGGAAAGAATCTAGGTGAAACAATTGGAAACATCATATCGAAAAGTTATGATTTAATGATTGAGCATAGTCCGGATGCACTTCTTATATTAGGTGATACTAATTCTGCTCTGTCTTCAATCTCCGCTAAGAGGTTAAAAATTCCCATTTTTCATATGGAGGCAGGCAACCGCTGTTTTGATGAAAATCTACCTGAAGAAACAAACCGTAGGATTGTTGATCATATTTCAGATGTAAATATGTGTTATTCGGAGCACGCAAGAAGGTATCTAAATTCGGAAGGAACAGCAAAAGAACGAACCTTTGTGATCGGTTCACCTATGACCGAAGTGCTTGTAAAAAATTGGGATAATATTCTGAACAATAATATTTTGCAGAAATTGGGATTAAAAGAGGACGGGTATATATTATTATCGGCACACAGGGAGGAAAACATAGATTCAACAGAACATTTTTACTCCTTAATGAATGCAATAAATGAGATGGCTGAATACTATGCTCTCCCTGTTATATATAGTATGCATCCTAGAAGCAGGAAATTTATCCAGGAACGATCTTTCCAGTTTAGCAAATTCGTGACCCCCATGGAGCCATTTGGTTTCTTTTCTTATAATTGCCTTCAGATGAACGCAAAATGCGTTGTATCTGATAGTGGTACGCTTCCAGAGGAAAGTTCTTTTTTTAGTGCGAAAGGATATCCGTTTGCTTCAGTATGTATCCGCACTTCAACGGAGCGGCCGGAGGCTATAGAGACAGGAAATTTTATCTTGGGTAGTATTACTGCCGAATCCATTATACAATCTGTGGATATGGCAATTCAAATGAAGCAGCATAATCAAAAGCCTTCACTTGTTTGTGATTATGCAGATGAAAATGTAAGTACAAAGGTAGTCAGGCTTATACAGAGTTATGTTTCTGTTATTAATGAGATGGTCTGGAGGAAGTAGAAGAAAGAGGAATAATGCCAGATGTTGAAAATTTTAATTTGGGGAACTGGAGTATATGCACAGAAATATGTGTTGGGATACCATAAACAGATGCAGTATTTCTCCGAAATACAATGCTTTATTGATAATGATGAGAAAAAGCAAGAAAGCTCTTTTTATGGTTATAGGGTGATTTCGTATAACCAGTCAATTCAATATGAATATGACTATATTGTTATCATGAACTCTTATGAAAAAGAGATAAGGCAACAAATATTAAAGAATACTGGAAGTGATGAGAAGGTTCTTTCACATAATGATTACTTTCGATTATTTATTGAAACAGGATATTGGAATAATACAAGGGTACTATTTATGGGCGACAGAATGAATTATGATTTGGTTAAATATAGAGCCCTGCATACCTTTTTAGAAATCAACTATTCAGAGGATATTGATGGCATTGAGAAATACAATTTTGATGTGATTTTTATTTGCCCACCTAGGCTATTAAGCAAAGAAGCTACTGAAAGCTATGAGCGTAGCATAAGGAAAAAGATTTACTATGCTGCTCATATAAGGCGAGAAGCAGTATTTGGAGTAGAGGAGTGGATGAATTATTTTTTATGTGACAGAAGAATAAAAGGAGAAAATATTAATAGTGATAGTGCATTTTTAATTATTGGGGCTTTAGATCCGACACTAGGATTTGGAAATATAATAAAGATTGTATTGTCATCAATTACTTATGCCAAGAAGCATGATATGATTCCAGTGGTAGATATGCAAAACACGGAAAGCCAATATTTGAAAGAAGAGCTGTTGGGTAAGCATAATGCGTGGGAGGACTTTTTTGAATCTGTAAGTGAATATAAGTTAGAAGATGCTTATTGTAGTAAAAACATAATATTAACTGGCATTTATGGACATATGGAGTGCGATATGAATTATAAGGATATAGCACTGAAGGCTCATGTGAAAAATCATATTGATAATATATATACAAGTTTATTTCCCAAATCCAGTAAGGTGCTGGGAGTTATTTATCGTGGAACGGATTATAACGTGGCTGCTGGTCACACATTGCCAATGGCAATCGATGCTTATATAAAATATATAGAGAGATATTTGAAAAAGATAGGATATGAATATATTTTTCTTGCAACGGAAGTAGAAGAGGCGGCGGTAGAATTTAAAAATTATTTTGCGGATAAAGTTTTCTTTACTAATCAGAAAAGATATTCAAAGAATGAAAGACGATGGTTATATTCAGTACAATTTGAAAGAGAAAATGATACATATTTAAGAGGAATAGAATATTTAACTGTTTTAGAACTTCTTTCAAGTTGCGATTCTCTTATAGGCAGCAATACAGGAGGATTACGTGCAGCTATTGTAATGAATGATAATAATTATGAACATGTTGAAATTATTCCTCCAACCACTTAAAATGTTTTGGTTCTATGGAAGGAATCTTGTATGGCGAGGAAAAGGAGTAAGAAATTATGGAAGACATTAAAATCGCAGTCTGCATTCCTACCTATAATCGCAGCCAAATAATGAAGGAATTTTTAGAAAGATGTTCAGTGGATTATGCGAATTTTGGCATTGATATTTACATTTATGACTCAAGCACTAATGATGAAACTGAAAATATGGTTATGTTATGGAAGGAACGATTGAATGGTTTGTTCTATATTCGTGTCCCATCATGTTTACACGCTAATATTAAAGTTTTTAAAATTTTTCAACAACAGGGTTTGAAAATTGCATATGATTTTATCTGGATTTGTGGAGATTCATTGAGATTTAGTGAAAAAGCACTTACCTCTGTTTTACATAATGTATCACTTGAATACGATATGATCGAAGTCAATGCAAACGATGTAGGGAAACTTGGAACAAGGGTGTATGACAATCATAATGATTATTTCAGAGATTGTGCATGGCATCTTACCCTTTTTGGAGCAGTTATTCTTAATGTTAAGACTATGTTAAGTGAAGTGGATTGGAACGATTATGAGTTGAATTATAGTTCAAAGGAGCTTATTAATTTTTCGCATGTGAGCTTTTACTTTAATAAATTAGCTACAAAGGAATGCTTTAAAGCACTACATTTAAGTTTGAATCCTTCTTTTTATTCAATATCACCGCTTAAAGAAAAGTCTGGCTGGCATGAAGAAATGTTTTATGTAATGTGTCATGGGTGGGTTCAGACGATAAAAGCCCTTCCGAGTTGCTATAAAGATAAAAAAGAAGCTATGGTTAACCATGGAAAATATACTATATTCAAAACTTTAAATTTATTAAAATTAAGGGAAGATGGATATTTTAATATGGGTATATATAAGCAGTATCGATGCGTTTGGAAAGAAGTTTGTGATATACCTATTATAAAGCTGAATATGATCGCCTTAATGCCTGTTTTCATGAGTAGACATGTGATAAATGCTTTGAGATATTTTAGGACTTTCAAAGAAAGAAAATATTTGAAAAGATTCTTAAGAAGGTATCCTAAAATCATTATATTTGGAGCAGGTAAGAAAGCTTTAAGGTATGGAAAACATTTTAATGAGGAAAACATACCATACATTGGTTATTGTATAACGGAGTCAAGTGGCAATGACATTAAGCTTTTGGGACATCCTGTTTATAGGCTGGCAGATATAGAAAAATCTCTAAATAATGTTGGTATTGTGTTGGCATTAAATCCTGTTAATGCGGAAGAAGTCATTGAAATACTTCAAGCAAGAGGACTGAAAGATAATGTGTTTTATAATGATAACTTATACAGTGTATGAATAAACGTATGTTTCAGTTAATGATTTAAAAGACATGTATGAGATATCACACTACGGTTATGCCTTTGTTAGATTTTTAAAATCCATGGGAAGGTATAGTAACTATTATTGGTTTAAACCAACAAAATATGGAAGAAATCCAACTTGTTGTATAAAACAGAGCTAATGGAAAAATACATTTTAAGAATATATTTTACCGATTATACTGGAAGACTGGAAAAGTTAGATAGTACAATGTGAGTATGCATAGGGTGAATATATTTTAAAATATCTAGTAAATAGGTATAGAAATGCAAAAGGGGAGTAGAGAATTATGCGTACATTTATTAAAAAGCAGCTCATGGACCTGCTGGATTCTATGGAGCAATTACAAAGTTCGATATCTAAAATGACGAACAGAGAACAAGCAATTCAGATGCTTGCAGATTGTCAAGATGCCGCTGTTGCGATAGGTGAAGCTTTGGAAAGGGATTCATCAGATCATGAGCTAATTGTCTCTCTTCTTGAAGAATACTGTGAGGAAGCCTTTTATGTATCAGAATTGCAGGAAGAAACCATTTGCAATAAGAAAACATTGATATTAGATAATCTCACAGATAAGATCAAGGTCTTTCTGGCGGAAATTCCTTCCACTTACCATGTAGTTTTTATGCCTTATAAGGCTTCTATGTGGGATAGCATGGAGAGCATCTGGCAAGTTTGTAGAGAGGATGATCGATGCGAATGTTATGTGATGCCTATACCATATTTCGAGTTTGATTCACAAACTAACAGATGGATATATCACTATGATGGGGATCAATTTTCAGAGGAAATTCCAATTGTCCATTACCAAGACTATTCCTTGGAGCAGATCTGTCCTGATGTAGCCTATGTTCATAATCCATATGATGACTGTAATTTGGTCACAAGGGTAGATTCAAAGTTTTATTCTGGGGAATTGAAACGGTATGTCAGAAAACTAGTATATGTACCTTATTATATTACTAGTGGACTTGTTCCTAAAGAGCATTTGGCATTTCCTGTCTACCGACATATGGACTACATGGTAGTGCAGTCAGAATATGGCAAACATTCTTGTTCGGGAATGTATTATTATGATAAAATCTTACCTTTTGGATCTCCTAAGCTGGACCGAGTGATTAGGCTCTGTAGGGAAGCTATACTTATTCCAGATGCGTGGAAGCCTCTGTTGAATGGAAAAAAGATATTGATGCTGAATACTAGTATTGGTTGCTTTTTGCATGAAGGACGCATTTATCTGCAAAAAATCAAGAGGATTTTTGAAGTAATAAGCGGCCAGAGTAAGGTGGCGCTTATATGGAGACCACATCCTCTACTGGCTGCAACGATCAGATCTATGAGGCCTCACTTGCTGGATGAGTATAATAGTGTAAAAGGGTATTTTATCGAAAATAAGATTGGCGTACTGGATGAAACATCGGATATCTCAAGGGCAGTCGCCGTATCCGATGCCTACATAGGCGAGGAAGGTACATCGGTAATCTATTTATTTGGAGTGGCAGGGAAACCGATTTTTATATTGAATAATCACATAACAGATGCTTCTACGGATACAGAGAAAAGAAAAGTCCATATTACGGATATGGTAAGGCAGGAAGATAAGATTTGGCTTACGACTAACTGTTATAACGCCCTTTTCTATATGGAAACCGATATAAAGCCGGTGCACTATGTAGGGCGTGTGAAAAAACAGCCTAAATGGTATGGTGCATATCCTTTTCTTGCAAAATCGGGAAATCGCCTTTTTCTTTCACCCAATGTTGCCGGGCGTCCTGCAGTATATGATATAGATTCTCAAGAGATAAAGTTAATTGGGGAAGTGGATATGGAGGAGAGTGCATTCAGAGGTCGAATTATACCCTATGGCAATCGGATATTTTATCTGCCTTACGTAGATGATCATATCGCAGAGCTTAACATAGAAACGGGTGAATGGAACTATTATACGAAATGTATACAAGAACTTTGGGAGGATGTGGGACAAGAAGAAGCTGTTAAGCAGGGAGTGATTTGGGGCTATGCAATAAGTGGCAAAGATATGTGGCTTACCGCTACCTATACTAATCGCATCTTGCGTTTTAATATGGAGGATGGA is a genomic window of Lacrimispora sphenoides containing:
- a CDS encoding glycosyltransferase family 4 protein, translating into MVTNVIIFGTGLFYSRRKDTLPEQTNIIAFIDNNIAIQGKYVDEVLVHDPQVVSQLNYDVIILASITPVEMKDQLLLLGVQKEKIMFWEQYVSSKSHGFIKKYEIDIERKEKKVLLIVPIINYAGGFLTALYAALALRSKGYYVVIVSPTANHQTISEVNSYGINVWLCPSLPYIEGIELEWIQEFDYVLANSLQNMLCVNRINKIKKTVTWWLHEHSRQYKDIIEQYGNEIDISSFKNVNIFAVSNLARNNFLRYYPNQKVRTLTFGLPDFYNGVNSFHEKIIIAIIGNISQLKNQKELINAVKKLSPYEKDKIECWIIGRDGGKRYREEINEMIKDIQQVKLCGELSRKEIERVFQQIDIVVCSSLEETMSITIVEGMMNNKICITNTNTGIAEFIQNYENGFIYEAENVDDLLLKLKYVIQNFDSLDFMRKKARKTYEEYFSMESFADNLQEIFEKRLYG
- a CDS encoding glycosyltransferase family 2 protein, giving the protein MPMFSIIMPVYNNERYFPLAARSVLSQEYKDLELIIIDDGSTDKTPIIADLIAKEDRRVRVVHQKNQWIYASLNNGIQIAKGDYVYIVNSDDRLRPGSLKNMAEKVEYFHPDVIWTKVLTHMCDDTQRIIAYDCNNVDKKIEKDMLFENADEFRDNWIFLNKSGLTNNQVNLYKRNIVKKYKFKNDIYGADKLFNISIASEIRSSFVLKEAVYDHFNYKCDEMNASIGKYYGYEHEMFNLFYNENRKLLSDWNRLDNEALYYLASTRLRELSIEFRSFNNKSCTLSLEEKIEKIFNSYLEKNIYEIAVESEKLEELEARVLSGMRELFIREELSPQSDFYFTYELIESLLIYEKDKDDYAKIKNAIYHPFNKYHIGQCFYKKLIGDMEDV
- a CDS encoding polysaccharide biosynthesis protein, translated to MFEDKILLITGGTGSFGNAVLKRFLQTDIKEVRIFSRDEKKQDDMRHTYQSEKIKYYIGDVRDKESLKNAMYGADYIFHAAALKQVPSCEFFPLEAVKTNILGTDNMLTAAIESGVNKVVCLSTDKAAYPINAMGISKAMMEKVIVSKARTISEDKSTMCCTRYGNVMCSRGSVIPLFIEQIKQMKPLTVTNPDMTRFLMSLDEAVDLVLFAFEHGHTGDLFIKKADASTIGDLAQAIKELFVSKSEIKVIGTRHGEKIYETLMTEEEHMKAIDLGEYFRIPMDGRDLNYEKYFTEGDHRISLSQAYTSHNTKILNIEQIKEKLLMMDYVRNELAEWRSL
- a CDS encoding polysaccharide biosynthesis C-terminal domain-containing protein; the protein is MQILVTGSDGFIGKNLIVELQNQGFKKLLLCNRETTLERLKNYTNKCDVVIHLAGINRPKEEAEYQNGNVEFTKLLVDFLKDNPKSPMVIFSSSVQAGEENAYGKSKRQAEQILKQYAHERNTSVFIYRLPNVFGKWCKPDYNSVVSTFCHHIAHNEHIKIDREEASITLVYIDDILRSIIEQLVSPRASGIVYQELPELYHLTVGELADIIKKFKDFRNNLEIPDLSNLLEKKLYATYLSYLPENEFKYPLKMNKDQRGSFTEFLRSKEKGQISINVTKPGITKGNHWHHTKVEKFLVVKGKALIRLRHMVTGKMIECSVSDADFEVVDIPVGYTHNITNVGQEDLVTVMWTNEMFDSENPDTYYEEV
- the wecB gene encoding non-hydrolyzing UDP-N-acetylglucosamine 2-epimerase, encoding MKRLKVMTILGTRPEIIRLSEVIKKCDLYFEHILVHTGQNYDYTLNQVFFEELGLRKPDYYLNAAGKNLGETIGNIISKSYDLMIEHSPDALLILGDTNSALSSISAKRLKIPIFHMEAGNRCFDENLPEETNRRIVDHISDVNMCYSEHARRYLNSEGTAKERTFVIGSPMTEVLVKNWDNILNNNILQKLGLKEDGYILLSAHREENIDSTEHFYSLMNAINEMAEYYALPVIYSMHPRSRKFIQERSFQFSKFVTPMEPFGFFSYNCLQMNAKCVVSDSGTLPEESSFFSAKGYPFASVCIRTSTERPEAIETGNFILGSITAESIIQSVDMAIQMKQHNQKPSLVCDYADENVSTKVVRLIQSYVSVINEMVWRK